The DNA segment atggccatgatcactttgaggctaaagaaatttcaagacaagACAGGAAAGCGGTtgggtcttggaaaagctggCTTTGACAAATCTAAACTCAGGTGCTACAACTACAAGAATCTAGgacatttcaagcgtgattgtcctTTGTTGAAAGAAGGAAACAGTGAAACCACTCCTGCTGTTAAGCAAATCACAGTTGAAGAAAACAAGAACAATGCGTCTCCTAGCACACCAAAAGCTTTAGTCGTCGAAGactatgattggagtgaagaaaTTACTGAAGCAAAGGAGCAAGTCAACAAAGCCCTGATGGAAAAAATCTCAGGTGAATCCTCTTCAAGGCAGTTTGAGAAGCAGACAGCTGGAATTCCAAAAGGAGACAATACTGCTGACAAAGGTTTGAAAAGCATTCTGACTTCAGTGGAGCCTGAAAAAGAAGAGAAGTGTGGTCAAGCAGAGGAGCACGTTTCAAAAGAGGCATCTGAGAAGGGCAAGGAAAAGGTCCCAGCAGCCGCGTTGAAAGCAGATTCATCAAAGGAGAAGGCTGACAAGGACTTGGTAAACAGTATTCCACTTAGTTTCAAAGAAAGATTATACACACCtgcatgcgttgatgtcgtggcacattacaaATTCTTAAATCTAGAATTtgaaagacaaaaagacaaagctttaaaatttaacaatGAGCTTAAACAGAACGAGGTTGCATGTCAGAGAAAGTTGAACTcaactttagctgaaatgcaaactcttaaagaatttgtgtttagaaaagattttatcattaacGATCTTACAGAAAGTTAGAAAAAGCTTTGAACgaaaagaataaattacaaattataatagataaatggaatgtcagtcaaaaggcctttactgacattAAAAACTGCCAACGACCAACGTTTGTGAAGGACGGGATTGGGTATAAGGAtaggcacggaaatgaaagaaaacttttctttcctccacatagcaaaaactatgtGCCCATGCCGACTCCTCATCCCGAAAACGATCTTATCAATGAAAAGGCCTCTGTTGAACAGAatgatttttgtgaaaatgagACAATCGCTAACTGTTCTAAAAGCAATGCAGATCCCATTgtgtgtaaagaagatgtgtgtGATGAGGATGGAGACTGCGGCGGGTCTAAAATAGGAATTGgatattcaggcgacagttattccaccgtTAACTGGTTCGCCTGGAACTGTTCTAGGAAAAACAATGTTAAGGATGATTATAATAGTTTAAGTAGGATGGATGACTGTAATGGCAGAGTGCCTAAATTTAAATCTTCggatgactgtaagggccatgtgcctacatttgagacccgtgatcGTGAACATTGTGTGTCTGAATGTCATGATTTAAATTATGCGTTTTGTGATGATAAAGTTGCCCGTAaatctcctgtatttgtgccagaattgAAAAAGAATAGTTTCGGAAAATTCCTCACAGAGGAAATTCCCGAATTTATTCCTATTAGAACAGGTGTGATAGATTCAGAAAAGAGTGTCTCTGAAGATCATGGCAATGAAGACTCAAACTTTACTGCCTCAGAAGACGAGCAAGGATCAGAAAGTTCAAGTGACGATCAATCCACCAATGATGAAAGCTTCGAATGTTCAAGTTCTGAAACCATTGAAGATCAAGACTCAGAAAGTCCAAACAATGATCAAAGTTACAATGAGTCAAGTTACGAAGCAAATGAAGAGCAAAGCTCAAGTGAGGACAACATGTCTGAAAGCTCATCCGATTCAGACAACGATGACGAATACTCCGAAGATGAAAGCagagtggacaagaaaatgaagaaagcagaaaacacaagactctcatcacatacatcatcttctaacaCCAAACGACCCAGACATAAAAGATGCTTTCGCTGTGGTCTTTAGGagcgaaacattgtaaaaccaaGAAATTTGTTAAACCAGAACATGATTTTCTTACAAACGTCACATATCAATTAAATTATCTtaagaaatctgttaaaaatctggtGGAGTCAACTGCCtatttttggaaacaaaaagaggtCAATGTGGGTCAAAATCACGATAGAAGCCCAATGAAGCAAATTTGGGTTCCTAAATCTAGCtaatttgtatatattttttaataacaGAATAAACTCCAGAAATGGCTTCGGATGCTCATGGAATACATCTGGCATGTGGACAGCGGATGTTCGAGACACATGACTGGATTGAAGGAACTTCTGAAGAACTTTTGCTTCATTGATGGTGATTTTGTATCTTTCGCTGGAGACGAGAAAGGAGGAAAGATCGTTGGAGTTGGAGATGTGGTGTCTGAAGCTCTCACGTTGGAGAACGTCAACTATGTTCCAGAATTGTGTTACAATCTTATGAGTGTCTCACAAGTCTGTGATAAAGGAATATCGGTGCTTTTTAATGACATGGAATGCTTGTTTCTGAAACCCGGCTATGTTGTTCCTGCTGAAATGATCATGCTTACTGCTCCAAGACAAAACAACACATACGTGCTCAATATGAAGAATCCCAAGACAAACGACAATCTAACCTGCCTAATTTCTAAGGCTTCAGAATCGGAGTCACTGCTTTGGCACAGGCGATTGGGGCATGTTAATTTTAAAAATATGaataaactctctaagttaaATTTAGTAAGAGGTCTTCCTATTAAAGAATTcccattttctgaaaaatgtatagCATGCGCCCAGGGAAAGCAACACAAGAAATCGCACAAGTCCAAAGCAGTGAATACGATCACTGCGCCTCTTCAATTGatgcacatggatctttttggtccaattagtgttaaaagtcttgctaaaagtTCTTACTATTTGGTGATCACAGATGATTTCTCTCGATTTTCTTGGGTCTATTTTCTTGAAGCAAAAAGCGAGACAGCTGAAGTCCTCAAAACATTCATCCCGCTGATTGAAAATGTGACCAAATTGAAAGTGAAGTCGATCAGAAGTGACAATGGGTCCGagttcaaaaatcagaccttCATATCCTTCTGTGCTGAAAAGGGAATTCATCTCCAATACAGTGCGGCCAGaactccccaacaaaatggagttgctgaACGCAAGAATAGAACGTTGATTGAAGCTGCACGAACCATGCTGGTGGACTTAAAGCTTCCAATCATCTTCTGGGCAGAAGCAGTAAATACGGCATGCTACGTTCTAAACAGGGTACTAATTGTAAAACCACACGGAAAGACTGCATATGAACTTCTCTTCAAAAGAAAGCCGCTCATTGACTTCTTCAGACCATTTGGTTGTTCGTGCACCCCTTCTTAACACTCAGGAAAATCTCATCAAATTTGAAGCAGTGGTTGATATCTGCTACTTCATGGGGTATTCATCCACACAGAAGGCCTACCATGTTTATAACAAAAGAACAAAGATGGTGATTGAATCCTACTATGTTGATTTTCAAGAAGGAAACTACACCAACACCGGAAGTACTCCTGACTGGTTCTATGATGTGGGAGTAATTTTTAACACCTTTGAAATTCCGTATCCGGAAACTGAGCCTGTTGAAGACACTCAAGTTGAACCACTGTTTGACTCATCTGACATTGGCTTAACTCCATTTACAACCCGTCTATCTCCATCATCCGCTGATCCTATTCTGGCCGTGAATGAAGCAACTGGTgacacttcgcctgagaacacccaaGACAACGGTGCTTCTTCTTCACATGCGAATGTGGATGAACCAACTCAAGAAGATGATCCACCAGTGATTTACGTGGACGAACACTTCACCAACCTTTCGCAGCAAATTGAATCTCTGACAAATGCCGGATACAAGACAAATCAAAATCATCCTCTTGAAAACGTTATCGGCGCAGTCGAAGAAGGAGTGCGTACACGCGGGCAGTCGTCAAGCATCAACAAAGGGCTATCTGCAGCTTTTCTGTCACAATCAGTTCCACGTGACATCGAAGACGCTATTCAAGACTCCAGTTGGGTTCAGGCAATGCAAGAAGAGCTATCTCAATTCAGAAAGCTTAAAGTTTGGGAACTAGTAGATTTACTTGAAGGAAAGTTCCCAATTGGCATAAAATGGGTCTTCCGtaacaagatggatgatcgtggaGTGGTGATCAAGAACAAGGCCAGATTGGTGGTACAAGGTTTTCGTCAGGAAGAAGGGATCGACTACGAAGAAGTATTTGCTCCGGTTGCAAGACTGGAAGCAACCAGAATATTCCTGGCATATGCATCATATAGAAATTTCGAAGTTTTCCAAATGGATGTCAAGAGTGCTTTCCTTTATGGGAAAGTAAAGGAAGAAGTTTATGTATGTCAGCCTCCAGGGTTCGAAGACCCTCATTTTCCAGGTCGATACTTCAAGTTGGACAAAGCGCTCTATGGTCTTCACCAAGCTCCACgcgcttggtacgagactttgtccacatacttgtTAGAGTGTGGATACACCAGAGGAAAGATTGACATGACTCTCTTTACCAAAAAGATTGGGGAGGATGTAATGCTGTTCAAATCTACGTCGATGATATTATCTTCGGGTCTACTAACGAGGCGTTGTGCAGAGAATTCGAGACCGTTATGAAGGCAAAAttcgaaatgagcatgatgggagagctgaatttcttcttagggctagaagtgaagcaaaagGAGGATGGGATTCTCATTCATCAGGCAAAGTACATTCGGGATATTCTCATGAAGTACAACATGAACGATTGTAAAGTTGCAAGCACCCCGTTTGCCTCTCAGACAGAGCTCACTCTCGATCCTCAAGGAAAGCCAGTAAACAAGTCCTTTTATCGCTCGATGATCGGCTCTCTGATGTATTTGACGGCTAGCAGGCCGGACATTATGTGGGCAGTTTGTCTTTGTGCTCGATTTCAGACAAATCCCAAAGAATCCCATGAAACTGCTGtaaagcgcatcttccgctatctcaaaggaacttcgaaactaggtctttggtatcctaaagatagtaattttgatcttattgcATATTCTGACAGTGATTATGCAGGTTGTAAAGTGGATTGCAGGTCTGTATCAGGAGGATGTCAATTCTTGGGAAACCATTTGATTTCATGGCAAAGCAAGAAGCAAACAACGGTGTCCACCTCAACCGCTCAAGCAGAATACACCGCGGCCTacagttgctgttcacaagttctctggatacgaaatcagttgctggattatggaatcaacataatgaagactcctatattcatcgacaatgaagcgtgtctaggaattgtgaagaatcccgTACACCACTCAAGAACAAAGCACATCGAAATTCGAATTCACGCAATTCAAGATGCCTACGAGAAGGGatatattcaagtggtgccagtggatacaacacagcaGCGGGCCGACATCTTCACGAAAGCCTTCGATAAAACCCGATTCAACCAGTtggtaacctggttggaaatggtCAATTTCCTTGATTGGAAATGAATCCTGTGATcaaaatttgttaaaaaaaaaaaaaaaaaacgtttgttGAAAAGTAAAACAAGTATCGGAAAACATCgcccaccaaaaagattttcttattaaaattttattttcgggcaaatggactcacgaaaataacgattttaggggggatatattcagaaaatccaaaaacgaATGCTTATGTCTGACTCCtgctagaggaagtgatagaaaattgctaacactttTGTCATTTCTTGCAAAAACAGAAAACAGAAGGTAATCagggtaccaagcaacgacgtgtcgatagattcagcaacaccgatgagtaaactgctgttagggagcaaaacataatgtctacacaagaattctggcttttctcaggcattacgcatctcagtgggtaacacgttgcggcatatggcttaatggtcttgaatcttgcgttgacagattgccaaagtctgagatttcggatctttatattggtatttcattcggaggatatcatatttgttcttctgctgcatctagatacatgctgacctagacgctatgatattcttttaataataagtgccttaaaaaaaggccaaacccttcctaataagcgccatttttggccaaaatccataataagcgccatttttggccaaaatcCTTTGATAGATTAGTTTGGTAACTCTGCTGTACGgtggtactgacctgttcaccgaaCTATCTGTCTCAgccctcgatagctcttgggatctctgttgtacgaaagtacagacctgatctccgttctatcgttgaagagagtgaaaccaatatactcacctgttatgaagaatctttgtgcataccttgatcgcgggggtatgtcctgatgtgggactcacgagggcgtaatgatcctattctcaatagcttgtgtgagggccatcgaagacttgtcaatattaccaaaaacatgataaaagtgctctccgaaggcatgttgaaagaaggatgcatggatttaagcggacaaacatactggcagtttttcttgtgccctggttagtaaataataataataatatataaagaatTTGGCAAGTGTTGGCAATATGATCTTCTGCAGGTAAGTTAGGTGAGCGTCGAACATTTTTCAAGGAAATTTGCATTATATGGAACCTCCTAGAGCAAGAAATTtgaagttcggagtcaaaatggcccaaattttAGCAAAATTGTGAATATTTTGAAATAAACagtattttaaacaaaaatgggcacgttttacgagaaagtttgaaatcaacgagcgaaattaaaattgttcaaaTTCTCACTTTTGGCGGCGGAATTAAGATACCAGCGAAATTATATTTTCGTTGGTTATCAAAATtcgtatatatacatatttttttacCGTCTGTCACTTTCAAACTTTTTCAAATCTTGTGAAAAACGGTTTCTCAACTTCTCTCTTGTTTATCACCGAACTCTTTCACATAATCGACACAAGATTCAAATTCAGTCAAGATTATCAGGTAATATCTTTCACTCAATCACTGCTCTCTCTTCTTGATCGGATTCGAGTTATGATTCATGTTTCAATCAATGAGTGGGTTTTGGTTTCGATTATCTCTTCATTGTTCTTAACATGCCTAAAATCTGTTAATGTTACGCTTGAAATATGTTGCTTGTATGTGACCGGTTTTCGTTACACTTCGAAATGACATGAAAATGCTTGAATCGTATGATGATGTGTGAAATCAGTGATTAAGTGGGTAAAACTGTTAAGGGTTTAAAGAGGGTTTAATAAGAAATCTTTGAAGCCAGCGAATTTAACATGATGACAGCGAAGATGGCGAAATTACTAGGGAATCtcaaaagtctcgaacgcgagttcgagcaaccAGCAAATGATCTATTTCGCTCGAGCAGCGAAATTGGTATGTTGTCTTCGCTGGTAAATCGGTTTCGGAAAAGAAACCATGACACCGCTAAGTTCGCTAGCGAAATTAATGCGGGCACTAGCGAACTCAGCGAAGACACGGGCATAGTCGGTGAGCGACCTCAGCGATGACACGAGCATGGTCAGTGAGCGACCTCAGCGATGACTCGAGCGACGATAGCGACTATGCTGATAAATCAATGTCTGGTCAGCCAGCGAAGTCAGTGATGATCAATCCTCGTTGACTGATCCCGATAACCGGCACCAGCGAAAACAACCATGTCTTGAGAGcgaaattattatttttttttttaattttctttaaattcttttaattaaatatttaatataaTCTCATATAATTTTGTATATACCGTCTTGTATATAGTTTCCCGTGCATATGTATATCTATtgttttgaaatttttctaaCTTGGCTCGTTTTACATGATATATGCAGTATGGTGAAGATCATCGAGTGGGACAAAACGTTGAAACATAATCAAAGCATCAACCTGGATGAAGTGCCTCTAGATTTTGAAGATGTAGCTAGATGGGTGCGTTCCACCAGAATTGGTTATGCTGTGGAGACAGCCGTTAAGGTTTACAAGATTCACATACAAGAATTCTGGGAAAACGCAAAACCTGAAACTATCAACAACAAAAGAGGGATAGTGTCAACGGTTCGCAATAAAAGAGCAGAAGTAACTGAAGACAGGATCCGTCAGGTTCTGAAGCTACTAGACAATGATCAAGATCCGTTAAGTATGAGAAAAGATGATattcttgatggttttcaaggaATGGGTTACGCTGTAGATTTTAGTCAAAAGAAAGAAATTAAGAAAGGATGACTCACCAGAGACTGGAGATTCATTGTTCATGTTATTTCTATGAGTTTGGCACACCGAAAGGGTGGTTTTGATGGTTTGAACTTGGAATGGTCGGCAGCCATGCTAAATCTGTGCCTTAATCAGAAGTTTAATCTCTCTGGCTTAATATTCAACTATATGCTTGAAAATGCAAGTGGAGCTACATGGGCGATGTATCCAAGATTCGTTCAGATGCTGATCAATGACCAATACAAGGATCTTCAAAACGATGGAAACCTTTACAAATTTCACGCCCCCACAAGCCGTCAGTACACCGAGATCAAAACCAATGAATGGGTATTGTTGCATGATTGGATGTACCGAGCAGAGAGATTACCAATAGTAAAGGAAGCTTATAGAAAGTACAAGGAAGCTGTCCGAGAAAAACAACAACGAGCTGCTCAAGCTCAAGCCGAAGCAGCTGCAAAAGAAGAACGCTCTAAAGgcaaaaggaaagaaaaacagGCGGCTGAAGACGAACCACCCAAAAAGAAAAGGGCACCAGAAAGCACTGAAAGATTTATGGGTGCAAGCATTAGGGCGGCCGAGTCAGAAGAACAACGCCAGCATATTAAAGACTTGAAAGATATACACGCCTTACAAGAAAAGGAGAAGAGAGAAAAGAGGTTAAAGCGAATGGAAATATCAGCCTCAGAAAGACCAGAGACTGTGACTAAGGAAGTTCAATCGTTGAATGATTTCGTAGAGGCAATGATTGTTGACCCAGATGAAGCCTCGGCAAGCAAGGGCCCCTCTAAAGTGTCTCCTGTGAAGCCAACAAGGATTTCAAAGCCTCCAGTACCTCCAcaaagggttcgtccctttcaaGAACTCTACGACAAGCTGATCAAAGATACCGGGCCTTCAGTTGCCAAAGAAATCTGTCTGCTAAAGAATCAAGTAAACGACACGAACCTTCTGAGGGAAAAGATGAAGGATCAGcagaagaaaaacaaagaaatgaATGCC comes from the Helianthus annuus cultivar XRQ/B chromosome 4, HanXRQr2.0-SUNRISE, whole genome shotgun sequence genome and includes:
- the LOC110892765 gene encoding uncharacterized protein LOC110892765, which translates into the protein MSLAHRKGGFDGLNLEWSAAMLNLCLNQKFNLSGLIFNYMLENASGATWAMYPRFVQMLINDQYKDLQNDGNLYKFHAPTSRQYTEIKTNEWVLLHDWMYRAERLPIVKEAYRKYKEAVREKQQRAAQAQAEAAAKEERSKGKRKEKQAAEDEPPKKKRAPESTERFMGASIRAAESEEQRQHIKDLKDIHALQEKEKREKRLKRMEISASERPETVTKEVQSLNDFVEAMIVDPDEASASKGPSKVSPVKPTRISKPPVPPQRVRPFQELYDKLIKDTGPSVAKEICLLKNQVNDTNLLREKMKDQQKKNKEMNAYMAKQSKFIRFQQAGLEKMYRMMRNMCEQMKVKPMFTFEEIFDFDAFIEEETTRK